A region of the Rhizobium binae genome:
CCGAACGTCCGTTCGCTGCTGCAGGTCAAGGTCGCCGATGCCACCGATGCCGATGGTCTCTTCGCTCGGCTGATGGGTGACGAGGTCGAACCGCGGCGCGAATTCATCCAGGACAACGCGCTGAGCGTCGCAAACCTGGATATCTGATCCATATTTTCGCAGCAAAAGGCCCCGCGGTTCGAGAATCGCGGGGCCTTCTGCTTGTCGGTTTCGCTCAGTTCGCGACGAAACGGCCGTTGAAGGCGACTTCGGAGAGCGGCTTGCGCTGGCTGGGAAATTCGCGCGCCTGGTTGCGTTCGGAAAGGACACCCTTATCGGCCAGGCGGCCGACGGCAACGCCCGCCTCGACCCTGTATCCCGCGGGGATGCCGAAGGTCTTCATGATGTCTTCGTGTTTGATGCCGCCCATGCCATGGGCGTAGAAACCGGAGAGGCGCGCCTGCAGCGCCAGGTGGCCCCATGCCGCGCCGGCATCGAAGGAATGCGTGTAGCTTGGCTTCTCCTCGCCCGAACCGGCAGCTCCGGTGAAGCTACGCGACACCACGAAGATCAGCGCTGACGCATTCTTCGCCCATTCCTGGTTGGCATCGACGAGTAATGCGACGAATTTCTCCCAATGCTCCGAACCCTTCAAAGCATAGATGAAGCGCCAGGGCTGCTGATTGGAAGACGACGGCGCCCAATGGGCAGCGTCGAGCAGGCTGAGAAGCTGCGCTTCCTCGATGACTTCACCGGTGAAGGCGCGCGGCGACCAGCGATCGAGAAACATCGGATCGATCGAATATTGGGATTCGCGGTTGTTGCTTTTCGTCATGCTTGTTTCCGGGGTTGGGGGCAGTAATTTCGGAATGGGTTCGGCTCAGTCCGTCCAGACGATGTCGAGTACCTCGCGGAAGGCGAAGCGCTTCAGGTGATCGCCGATAACGCCCTGCATGCTTGCCTGCTGGGCTGGATCGGCAACGGAAAGCACCATGGTCAGGGCCGCATCATCGGCGGTGAACGTCACCTCGGTGGTATCGTTGAACGGCACCCGGCCCCTATGCGGATCGAAATCGACGCTGAACTTGTGGCTCCAGTGCTTGCAGAGCTGCTGCAGGTAGCGGCTTGCATGCTCGGTGCGCACGACGGCTTTAGAGAGGTGCATCGACAAAACTCCATCTCATCTTGAGCTGTATTCAGACGTCATATTTCGCAGCTTCGCTCCGTTGGCAAGCGCAGCATCGTCGCAGTCGTGTGGACGGACTGTCTCATAAACCTGGGCTTGCGCCGACGCTGAAGCAGGATGATGTACTGCTTGGCTGACAACGATCGGAGAGCGTGCATGCTGGTAAATGGAAAATGGACGGAAGACTGGCAGCCCGTTCAGGCAAAAGACGAAAAAGGCGGCTTCGTCAGACAGGTCTCCAGTTTCCGCAACTGGGTAACGCCGGACGGCCGCGCGGGACAGACGGGCGAGGGCGGCTTCAGGGCCGAGCCCGACCGTTATCATCTCTATGTCGCCTATATCTGCCCCTGGGCCTCGCGCACCCTGATCGGCCGCAAGCTCAAGGGTCTGGAGGACGTCATCTCAGTATCCGTCGTCGAACCGGTGCTGACGAAGCAGGGTTGGCGCTTCGGAGACTATCCCGGTGCGACGCAGGATCACGTCAACGGCACAACTTACATGCATGAAATCTATACGCGGGCGGCGCCGGAATTTACTGGTCGGGCCACCGTCCCGGTACTCTGGGACAAACAGGCGCAGACTATCGTCAGCAATGAATCCGCCGATATCCTGCGCATACTGAACAGCGGCTTCGGCGATCTGGCAAAACATTCAATCGATCTTTACCCCCTGGAGAGGCGCGTCGAGATCGATGCTTTCAACGACCGCATCTATCCGACGCTTAACAACGGCGTCTACCGCGCCGGTTTCGCCACCACGCAGATCGCCTACGAGGAGGCTTTCACCGATGTCTTCTCCTGCCTTGACTGGGTGGAACCGCAGTTCGAAGGCCGGCCCTTCCTCTTTGCCGATCATCCGACGGAAAGCGATATCCGGCTTTTCGCGACGCTGGTGCGCTTCGATGCCGCCTATCACGGTATCTTCAAATGCAATCTGCGCCGGCTGTCGGACTATACGAATCTTCGCGCCTTCTGCCGCCGCATGCTCGATTGGCCGGGCATCGCCGAAACTGTCAACCTCGATCATATCAAGCGCGGTTACTACTCGGTGGAAAGCCTCAATCCGACGAAGATCGTTCCCGTCGGTCCTGACTTGTCCGAAATTTTCTAGAAGGCCGTACCGCTTCCCGACAAAGCCGTAATGACACCGATGAATAATTCGTTCATAGGTGATCGCAACTTAGTTTTTGATGAGGAGGAATTCCATGAAGCTGATGCGTGTTGGCGAAGCAGGTCGTGAAAAACCGGCACTTCTCGATGCCGATGGCAAAATCCGCGATCTCTCCGGTCATGTCGCCGATATCGGCGGCGAGGCAATTTCGCCGGCGGGCCTTGCAAAGATCGCGGCGATCGATCCGAAGAGCCTTCCCGAACTTGCACCCGGCCGCATCGGCGCTTGCGTTGCCGGCACCGGCAAATTCATCTGCATCGGCCTCAATTTTTCCGACCACGCCGCCGAAACCGGCGCCACCGTGCCGCCGGAGCCGGTGATCTTCATGAAGGCGACGTCGGCCATATCAGGCCCGAACGACACCGTTCGCATCCCGCGCGGTTCGGAAAAAACCGATTGGGAAGTCGAACTCGGCGTCGTCATCGGCAAAACGGCGAAATATGTCAGCGAAGCCGAGGCGCTCGACTACGTCGCCGGTTACTGCGTCTCGCACGACGTTTCCGAACGCGCCTTCCAAACGGAACGCGCCGGCCAATGGACCAAGGGCAAATCCTGCGACACCTTCGGACCGATCGGCCCCTGGCTTGTGACCAAAGACGAGATCCCCGATCCGCAGAATCTCGGCATGTGGTTGAAGGTCAACGGCCAGACGATGCAGGACGGTTCTTCCAAAACCATGGTCTACGGTGTTGCCCATATCGTTTCCTATCTCAGCCAGTTCATGTCGCTGCATCCGGGCGACGTGATTTCGACGGGAACGCCGCCCGGTGTCGGCATGGGCATGAAGCCGCCGCGCTATCTCCGGGACGGCGATGTCGTCGAGCTCGGCATCGAAGGTCTCGGCAGCCAGAGGCAGAGCTTCGTTGCCGATCGTTAACAACACTGATTGCGCTGAAACTTAAGCTTTCAGTCCTACGGTGATGCCAGGGGTCAACACTCTGGCATTTCCTGTGCAGGTTTGGCACGTCCATGTTGCTGTGCAACAAAAACCTGTTAGTCTGCGTTACGTGCCAGCGTGCGGAAAGATTGGATGTCTATCAATCGACGTCATCTTTTCGATAGAGAAAGGCGGCGCCCTGTATGTTTTATCAGCTTTATGAATTGAATCATGCTGCCATGGCGCCATTTCGCGCCGCGGCGGATATCATGCGTTTTGCCTATGCCAATCCGCTGAATCCCTTCTCGCACACCCCGTTCGGCCGGACGATGGCGGCCAGCCTGGAAATGTTCGAACGTACGACACGCCGCTACGGAAAGCCGGAATTCGGCTTGAAGCAGACGATAATCGACGATCGAGCGGTTTCTGTTCGTGAAGAGGTCGTCTGGTCGCGCTCCTTCTGCAATCTGCTGCATTTCGCTCGGAACGTTCCCCCCGGCCGCGCCAGCGACCCGCGCATTCTGATCGTGGCGCCGATGTCAGGTCATTATGCGACGCTATTGCGCGGCACGGTCGAAGCGCTGCTGCCGAGCGCCGATGTCTACATCACCGACTGGATCGACGCCCGTATGGTGCCGATGACGGAAGGTACTTTCGATTTCGACGATTATGTCGACTACATCATCGAGATGTTGCATTTTCTCGGTCACGACACGCATGTGATCGCCGTCTGTCAGCCCTCCGTCCCTGTGCTGGTCGCAGCCGCGGTGATGGAGGAAGCCAACGATCCGCTCTCGCCGTCCTCGATGACGCTGATGGGCGGCCCGATCGATACGCGCATCAATCCGACCGCCGTCAACAAGCTCGCCCAGGAACGGTCGCTGCAGTGGTTTTCCGACAACGTCATCATGAATGTGCCCTGGCCGCAGCCGGGCTTCATGCGGCCTGTCTATCCTGGATTCCTGCAGCTTTCGGGCTTCATGTCGATGAACCTCGACCGGCACCTCGTCGCCCACAAGGAATTCTTCATGCACCTCGTGAAGAATGATGGCGAACCAGAAAAACATCGCGATTTCTACGACGAATATCTGGCGGTGATGGATTTGACGGCCGAATTCTACCTGCAGACGGTCGAGCAGGTCTTTATCAAGCATTCGCTGCCGAAGGGCGAATTGATGCATCGCGGCAAACGCGTCGATGCCGCGTCGATCCGCAAAGTCGCGCTTTTGACCGTTGAAGGCGAGAATGACGACATCTCGGGCGTCGGCCAGACAAAGGCAGCGCAGACCATCTGCGTAAACATTCCTGAAGATATGCGCATGCACTATCTCCAGCCGGATGTGGGCCACTACGGCGTTTTCAACGGCTCGCGGTTCCGCCGTGAGATCGCGCCGCGCATCGTCAATTTCGTACGCCAGCATTCGCGTGCCGCGGTCAAGCGCCCGGTACAGCGCGTCATCAAGGGCGGCCGGACGGCCTAATCAGGGCTAGCTGAATTAGAAAAGCGGATTCAAGACCTTGTCCGATTTCGTGGGCAATTGTCTTGAAGGCTGCCAGTGCGGTAACCACATCGATTCCAGCGTTCGGCATCTTGCCGGGCGCAGAACGTGAGGATACCGCACGATGAACCAGTCAGCATTGCTTCGCCCGGATTGGACTCCGGCTACCATTGCCCTGATGATTCTCGGCTTCATGGTTTTCTGGCCTCTGGGTCTGGCCATGCTTGCCTACATCATCTTCGGCGAGCGTCTGCGCGGCTTCAAGCGCGACGTAAACCAGGCGACCGACGGCTTCTTTGCCTCCTGCCGCCGTTCGCATGGCCATCACCGCCCGCATTTCTCGACCGGCAACGTCGCCTTCGACGATTGGCGTAAGGCCGAGCTCGACCGGATCGAGGAAGAGCGCCGCAAGCTCGACGAAATGCGCGAGGAATTCGACGGTTATCTCCGCGAACTCCGCCGCGCCAAGGACCAGGAAGAGTTCGACCGTTTCATGCGCGAGCGCAGGAATGCCAAGCGCGACGATAACGGCGGCCCGGTCGCAGAATTTCAGACGCCGTGAGTGGTTGAGTGATGAAGCGATGACCGGCATCTTGACCGATGCCGGTTTTTCCATGTCTGCCTGCAGCGCCGCGCGTCGTTTCAAGACACCCGAAGGACGCTGTGGCATTCGACATGCAGCAGCCCGGCAAATCGTTTAGATTCGCTGGCGAATCGTATAGAAAACTCCCATGTTTCCGCTTCTGAAAACACGGCCAAAGGCGCGAAAGCCGGCTCCGCCCGAAACGCGGACGCTTGATGTTGCCGGCCGGTTGATGCCTCTCACCATCAAGCATCATGAACAGGCGACGCGCATTACCCTGCGCATCGAGCCGGGCGGCCGGGCCTTGAAGATGACCGTTCCGAAAGGTCTTGCACCACGCGAGGTCAATGCCTTCCTTGATCGTCACCAAGGCTGGCTGCTCACCAAGCTTGCCAAATTCTCGACCGATGGCGGCCTGCGCGACGGCGGCAAGATCCTCTTGCGCGGCGTTTACCATCGTATCGAGCATTCCGGCAGCCTGCGCGGATTGACGGAGGTGGTCTCCGCGGGGAACGAACCGGTCCTGCGCGTCAGCGGCATGCCTGAGCATATGGGGCGGCGTATCGCGGCCTTTCTCAAGAAGGAGGCGCGCACCGATCTAGAGAAACTGGCGGCGATGCATGCCGCAACCATCCGGGCGCCGATCCGCTCGATCTCGATGAAGGATACCCGCAGCCGCTGGGGTTCCTGCTCGTCGGAGGGAAATTTGAGTTTTTCCTGGCGGATCGTCATGGCGCCGCCTTCGGTGATCGATTATCTTGCCGCTCATGAGGTCGCTCATCTCAAGGAGATGAACCACGGGCCGCGCTTCTGGGCGCTGTGTAAGAAGCTTTGCCCCGGCATGGAGGAAGCGAAATCCTGGCTGAAGCGGCACGGCAGTCAGCTGCACGCCATCGATTTCGACTGATCGAAGCTCGCGTAAATGCAGCTTAGCATGCAAATTGGCTCGACTCTTGCCGCATTTCGTGTCACTTCGCTGCCATGAAAACGGATATCAAAATCTGTGGCTTAAAGACGGCGGAAGCGATTGATCGCGCGCTGAAGCGCGGCGCGACCCATATCGGTTTTATCTTCTTTGAAAAGAGCCCGCGCTACATCGAGCCGGACCTGGCTGCAAAACTTGCCGAACCTGCGCGCGGCAAGGCGAAGATCGTCGCTGTCGTCGTCGATCCCACCAATGATGAGTTGGATGAGATCGTCTCGCTGTTGAAGCCGGATATTCTGCAGCTTCACGGCAACGAAAGCCCGGAACACGTGCTGACCATAAAGGCGCTCTACGGTCTGCCCGTTATGAAAGTTTTTTCGGTGCGCACCGCCGACGACCTGAAGCGGGTCGAAGCCTATATCGGCATCGCCGATCGTTTCCTGTTCGATGCGAAAGCGCCAAAGGGTTCCGAACTGCCGGGTGGTAACGGCATTTCCTTCGACTGGAGCCTTCTGAGCTGGCTCGATGGCAGCATCGACTACATGCTGTCCGGCGGGTTGAACAAGGACAATGTCGCCGATGCGCTGGCGAATACCACGGCACGTGGGATCGACGTCTCCTCGGGTGTCGAAATCGAGCCGGGCGTCAAGAGCGTTGCATTGATCGACGAATTTTTCGACGCGGTCCAAAAGGCGAATGCGCCTGTCGTGGCCTCAGGGAGTTGAGAGTGAACGAAACGCCTAAACCGAATTCCTTCCGTTCCGGGCCTGATGAAGACGGCCGCTTTGGCATCTATGGCGGTCGTTTCGTTGCCGAAACATTGATGCCGCTAATCCTCGACCTGCAGGACGAATGGAACAAGGCGAAGACCGATCCGGCCTTTCAGGCGGAACTGAAGCACCTCGGCGCGCACTATATCGGCCGCCCCAGCCCGCTCTATTTTGCCGAGCGGCTGACGGCCGAACTCGGCGGCGCGAAGATCTATTTCAAGCGCGAGGAACTGAACCACACCGGTTCGCACAAGAT
Encoded here:
- a CDS encoding nitroreductase family protein, with the protein product MTKSNNRESQYSIDPMFLDRWSPRAFTGEVIEEAQLLSLLDAAHWAPSSSNQQPWRFIYALKGSEHWEKFVALLVDANQEWAKNASALIFVVSRSFTGAAGSGEEKPSYTHSFDAGAAWGHLALQARLSGFYAHGMGGIKHEDIMKTFGIPAGYRVEAGVAVGRLADKGVLSERNQAREFPSQRKPLSEVAFNGRFVAN
- a CDS encoding DUF2218 domain-containing protein, whose translation is MHLSKAVVRTEHASRYLQQLCKHWSHKFSVDFDPHRGRVPFNDTTEVTFTADDAALTMVLSVADPAQQASMQGVIGDHLKRFAFREVLDIVWTD
- a CDS encoding glutathione S-transferase family protein, which produces MLVNGKWTEDWQPVQAKDEKGGFVRQVSSFRNWVTPDGRAGQTGEGGFRAEPDRYHLYVAYICPWASRTLIGRKLKGLEDVISVSVVEPVLTKQGWRFGDYPGATQDHVNGTTYMHEIYTRAAPEFTGRATVPVLWDKQAQTIVSNESADILRILNSGFGDLAKHSIDLYPLERRVEIDAFNDRIYPTLNNGVYRAGFATTQIAYEEAFTDVFSCLDWVEPQFEGRPFLFADHPTESDIRLFATLVRFDAAYHGIFKCNLRRLSDYTNLRAFCRRMLDWPGIAETVNLDHIKRGYYSVESLNPTKIVPVGPDLSEIF
- a CDS encoding fumarylacetoacetate hydrolase family protein, translated to MKLMRVGEAGREKPALLDADGKIRDLSGHVADIGGEAISPAGLAKIAAIDPKSLPELAPGRIGACVAGTGKFICIGLNFSDHAAETGATVPPEPVIFMKATSAISGPNDTVRIPRGSEKTDWEVELGVVIGKTAKYVSEAEALDYVAGYCVSHDVSERAFQTERAGQWTKGKSCDTFGPIGPWLVTKDEIPDPQNLGMWLKVNGQTMQDGSSKTMVYGVAHIVSYLSQFMSLHPGDVISTGTPPGVGMGMKPPRYLRDGDVVELGIEGLGSQRQSFVADR
- a CDS encoding polyhydroxyalkanoate depolymerase; its protein translation is MFYQLYELNHAAMAPFRAAADIMRFAYANPLNPFSHTPFGRTMAASLEMFERTTRRYGKPEFGLKQTIIDDRAVSVREEVVWSRSFCNLLHFARNVPPGRASDPRILIVAPMSGHYATLLRGTVEALLPSADVYITDWIDARMVPMTEGTFDFDDYVDYIIEMLHFLGHDTHVIAVCQPSVPVLVAAAVMEEANDPLSPSSMTLMGGPIDTRINPTAVNKLAQERSLQWFSDNVIMNVPWPQPGFMRPVYPGFLQLSGFMSMNLDRHLVAHKEFFMHLVKNDGEPEKHRDFYDEYLAVMDLTAEFYLQTVEQVFIKHSLPKGELMHRGKRVDAASIRKVALLTVEGENDDISGVGQTKAAQTICVNIPEDMRMHYLQPDVGHYGVFNGSRFRREIAPRIVNFVRQHSRAAVKRPVQRVIKGGRTA
- a CDS encoding DUF2852 domain-containing protein is translated as MNQSALLRPDWTPATIALMILGFMVFWPLGLAMLAYIIFGERLRGFKRDVNQATDGFFASCRRSHGHHRPHFSTGNVAFDDWRKAELDRIEEERRKLDEMREEFDGYLRELRRAKDQEEFDRFMRERRNAKRDDNGGPVAEFQTP
- a CDS encoding M48 family metallopeptidase — its product is MFPLLKTRPKARKPAPPETRTLDVAGRLMPLTIKHHEQATRITLRIEPGGRALKMTVPKGLAPREVNAFLDRHQGWLLTKLAKFSTDGGLRDGGKILLRGVYHRIEHSGSLRGLTEVVSAGNEPVLRVSGMPEHMGRRIAAFLKKEARTDLEKLAAMHAATIRAPIRSISMKDTRSRWGSCSSEGNLSFSWRIVMAPPSVIDYLAAHEVAHLKEMNHGPRFWALCKKLCPGMEEAKSWLKRHGSQLHAIDFD
- a CDS encoding phosphoribosylanthranilate isomerase, whose protein sequence is MKTDIKICGLKTAEAIDRALKRGATHIGFIFFEKSPRYIEPDLAAKLAEPARGKAKIVAVVVDPTNDELDEIVSLLKPDILQLHGNESPEHVLTIKALYGLPVMKVFSVRTADDLKRVEAYIGIADRFLFDAKAPKGSELPGGNGISFDWSLLSWLDGSIDYMLSGGLNKDNVADALANTTARGIDVSSGVEIEPGVKSVALIDEFFDAVQKANAPVVASGS